One Megamonas hypermegale genomic window carries:
- a CDS encoding TIGR03960 family B12-binding radical SAM protein, whose protein sequence is MTWKLKQNLQKILETEQGYYLFPQGARTPFALLYPNSYFVGMSNLGFHIIYEQINKRTDSACERFFLPDKTDLVEYERTDTPLMSIENQIPLYEFPLIGFAISFEMDYFNVLKMLSMGKVELLAENRTEKDPIVIAGGPCSTFNPEPLSAFIDAFIIGEGEETINRFLDVYHQPENKDLSREQLLLKLAQIPGVYVPRFYEHVYDEENKLVAIKADSRVPAKVVRQWIHNLDDYEAKTVITTQNTEFNLFLIETSRGCGRHCRFCMAGYCFRKPRHRSLEKLIKLLPEAMKMNKKVGLMGPAISDYPQINELCHEIRELNMPMSVASFRADSVTEELVEALAQSGQRTLTLAPEAGSIKIRNVINKGIEEEHLFKAIEMGINAGVKNYRLYIMVGLPKETQEDIDAIIDMTIRLKKYMEELGSKGTLTLSINPFIAKPCTPFQWLPMADLKQTEKYFKQIKTSLKKYKNIEVQFESTKETYIQGVLARGDRKVAKALLQAHLDGGSKAFKRSLKQLGLNADMYLYRQRDKDEVLPWDSLDMGFTKDYLWKELDMAMQEKHTIQCFDGCKRCGVCK, encoded by the coding sequence TTGACTTGGAAATTAAAACAGAACTTACAAAAAATATTAGAAACTGAACAGGGTTATTATCTTTTTCCACAAGGCGCACGTACACCATTTGCGCTTTTATATCCAAATTCATATTTTGTCGGTATGTCTAATCTCGGTTTTCATATAATTTATGAACAGATAAATAAACGCACAGATAGTGCTTGTGAACGCTTTTTCTTGCCGGATAAGACTGATTTAGTAGAATATGAACGAACTGATACGCCACTTATGAGCATTGAAAATCAAATACCATTGTATGAATTTCCATTGATTGGTTTTGCTATTTCCTTTGAAATGGATTATTTTAATGTGCTTAAAATGCTCAGCATGGGCAAAGTGGAACTTTTAGCTGAGAATAGAACGGAAAAAGACCCAATCGTCATTGCTGGTGGCCCATGTTCTACATTTAATCCTGAACCATTATCTGCATTCATTGATGCGTTTATAATCGGCGAAGGTGAAGAAACGATAAATAGATTTCTTGATGTATATCATCAACCAGAAAATAAAGATTTGTCGCGCGAACAATTATTGTTAAAATTAGCACAAATACCTGGTGTTTATGTACCACGTTTTTATGAACACGTATATGATGAAGAAAATAAATTAGTAGCTATTAAAGCAGATAGTCGTGTGCCAGCTAAAGTTGTACGCCAATGGATACACAATTTAGATGATTATGAAGCAAAGACAGTCATCACTACACAAAATACGGAATTTAATTTATTTTTGATTGAAACTTCACGCGGTTGTGGTCGTCATTGTCGTTTTTGTATGGCTGGATATTGCTTTAGAAAACCGCGTCATCGCAGTTTGGAAAAATTAATAAAATTATTGCCTGAAGCGATGAAAATGAATAAAAAAGTGGGACTTATGGGGCCTGCCATTTCTGATTATCCGCAGATAAATGAATTATGTCATGAAATTCGCGAATTGAATATGCCGATGTCTGTTGCATCTTTCCGCGCTGATTCTGTAACAGAGGAACTCGTAGAAGCTTTGGCGCAAAGCGGTCAGCGTACATTGACTTTAGCACCAGAAGCGGGCAGCATAAAAATTCGCAATGTAATTAACAAAGGTATAGAAGAAGAGCATTTATTTAAAGCAATTGAGATGGGAATAAATGCAGGTGTAAAAAATTATCGCTTGTATATCATGGTAGGATTGCCAAAAGAAACGCAAGAAGATATTGATGCTATAATAGATATGACAATCCGATTGAAAAAATACATGGAAGAGCTAGGTTCTAAAGGAACGCTTACACTTAGTATCAATCCATTCATTGCTAAACCGTGCACGCCATTTCAATGGTTGCCTATGGCAGATTTAAAACAAACAGAAAAATATTTTAAACAGATAAAGACTTCTTTGAAAAAATATAAAAATATTGAAGTGCAATTTGAGTCTACGAAAGAAACGTATATTCAAGGCGTTTTAGCGCGTGGCGATAGGAAAGTGGCAAAAGCTTTGCTTCAAGCTCATTTAGATGGAGGCAGTAAAGCATTTAAACGTTCATTGAAACAACTTGGCTTAAATGCTGATATGTATTTATACCGCCAGCGTGATAAAGATGAAGTTTTGCCATGGGACAGTTTAGATATGGGCTTTACAAAGGATTATCTTTGGAAAGAATTAGATATGGCTATGCAAGAAAAGCATACTATACAGTGTTTTGATGGTTGCAAGCGTTGCGGTGTTTGCAAATAA
- a CDS encoding cell division protein SepF, with protein MSIVDKIRNKMGANQDTEEYVEEPAAPVQEEEPEENRQQADNVVDFKNKAKTASQMKVMVIEPVSFDDAQQVADHIRNHKPVVVNFENTNGDIAKRIIDFISGTTYALSGDIKKVGKNVFMCAPDNVSVNFSEETKKQPQNTTMPWED; from the coding sequence ATGAGTATTGTAGATAAAATTCGCAACAAAATGGGTGCAAATCAGGATACTGAGGAGTATGTAGAAGAGCCAGCAGCTCCTGTACAGGAAGAAGAACCAGAAGAAAATCGTCAGCAAGCTGATAATGTAGTGGATTTTAAAAATAAAGCTAAAACAGCTAGTCAGATGAAAGTAATGGTAATTGAACCTGTTTCTTTTGATGATGCCCAGCAAGTAGCTGACCATATTAGAAATCATAAACCAGTCGTTGTAAATTTTGAAAATACAAATGGTGATATTGCTAAACGTATTATTGATTTTATCAGTGGTACAACATACGCTTTATCAGGTGATATTAAAAAAGTTGGCAAAAATGTATTCATGTGCGCACCTGATAATGTTAGTGTAAATTTCTCAGAAGAAACGAAAAAACAACCGCAAAACACCACTATGCCGTGGGAAGATTAA
- a CDS encoding RNA-binding protein, which yields MADREKIIRFYKGTEGEEIVIRLVDAIEAVNKTRKFRITDFLDPYGCEIAETVAAHYENISVNFNGGYMGAERQCACFVHDDFMGKVSYPIAVVKAVWNDKFYRLSHRDVLGALMGLGIKRSQIGDLLITLGSVKIICTEKLADFILQNLTQIGAANVSCEMDSLDSIAPREERCKEITATVASLRIDSISAAGFGSSRSKMATNIDTDKLKLNWQSVKNASQTVKEGDVISIRGRGRLEVAEIRGKTKKGRTVVLLKRYI from the coding sequence ATGGCTGACCGTGAAAAAATAATTCGTTTTTATAAAGGAACAGAAGGCGAAGAAATCGTCATAAGATTGGTTGATGCTATTGAAGCCGTTAATAAAACGCGCAAATTCCGTATTACTGACTTTTTAGACCCTTACGGCTGTGAAATAGCAGAAACTGTTGCTGCTCATTATGAAAATATATCCGTTAATTTCAATGGTGGCTATATGGGAGCTGAAAGACAATGTGCCTGCTTTGTTCATGATGATTTCATGGGAAAAGTATCTTATCCTATAGCCGTTGTAAAAGCTGTATGGAATGATAAATTTTATCGTCTGTCACATCGTGATGTGCTTGGAGCATTGATGGGGCTTGGTATAAAGCGCAGCCAAATCGGCGATTTGCTTATAACACTTGGCAGTGTAAAAATCATTTGCACTGAAAAATTAGCAGATTTTATTTTGCAGAATTTGACTCAAATCGGTGCAGCAAATGTGAGCTGTGAAATGGATAGCCTTGATTCAATTGCACCAAGAGAAGAGCGTTGCAAAGAGATAACTGCTACCGTTGCATCACTTCGCATTGACTCCATCTCCGCTGCTGGGTTTGGTTCTTCACGCAGTAAAATGGCAACTAATATCGATACAGATAAATTGAAATTGAATTGGCAGTCAGTGAAAAATGCTTCGCAAACTGTAAAAGAAGGAGATGTCATTTCCATAAGAGGTCGCGGCCGTTTGGAAGTTGCAGAAATTCGTGGCAAGACGAAAAAAGGACGCACTGTAGTTTTATTAAAACGTTATATCTAA
- the yedE gene encoding YedE family putative selenium transporter, with amino-acid sequence MKTLIIFMEGDIVLSLQNEKFTIILAGIIIGIIASLLVFFGNPANMGFCIACFLRDTAGGLGLHSAAPVQYIRPEIIGLILGSFIVALSKNEFNAKGGSSPLTRFILGFFVMIGCLMFLGCPFRMILRIAGGDLNALFGLVGFIVGISAGVFFLNRGYTLKRTYKLPRLEGFVLPVIEVALLVLLIAAPAFIHFSTADNAPGAKHAAIAISLGAGLIVGILAQRTRLCMVGGIRDMILFRENKLLLGFIAILISAFVCNLILTSVTAGTYFNFGFAGQPIAHTDGLWNFLGMFLAGFGCVLLGGCPLRQLVLSGEGNTDSAITVIGLIIGAAFAHNFGLASSGDGPTLNGKIAVIIGIIVITVIAFVNTMQAKKQ; translated from the coding sequence ATGAAAACATTGATAATATTTATGGAAGGAGATATTGTTTTGTCTTTACAAAATGAAAAATTTACAATTATTTTAGCAGGAATTATCATCGGTATAATAGCTTCTCTTCTTGTTTTCTTTGGAAATCCTGCTAATATGGGTTTCTGTATTGCTTGCTTTTTGCGTGATACTGCTGGAGGTCTCGGACTTCATTCTGCAGCACCCGTGCAATACATTCGCCCTGAAATCATCGGTCTTATTCTCGGTAGCTTCATCGTTGCCCTTAGCAAAAATGAATTTAACGCTAAAGGTGGCAGTTCACCACTGACTCGCTTTATTTTAGGCTTTTTTGTAATGATTGGTTGCTTGATGTTCTTAGGTTGCCCATTCCGCATGATTTTGCGTATTGCTGGCGGTGATTTAAATGCACTGTTCGGTTTAGTTGGCTTCATCGTTGGTATATCCGCTGGTGTATTCTTCTTAAATAGAGGCTATACATTAAAACGCACATATAAATTACCTCGCTTAGAAGGTTTTGTTTTACCAGTAATCGAAGTAGCTTTACTCGTTTTATTAATCGCAGCACCTGCATTCATTCATTTCTCTACAGCTGATAACGCTCCAGGTGCAAAACACGCTGCTATCGCTATCAGCCTTGGCGCTGGTTTAATCGTCGGCATTTTAGCTCAACGCACTCGCTTATGCATGGTTGGCGGTATCCGCGATATGATTTTATTCCGTGAAAATAAACTCTTACTCGGTTTTATCGCTATTTTAATCAGCGCTTTTGTCTGCAATTTAATTCTCACATCAGTTACAGCAGGAACATATTTCAACTTCGGCTTTGCAGGTCAACCAATCGCTCATACAGACGGTCTTTGGAACTTCCTCGGCATGTTTTTAGCTGGCTTTGGCTGTGTTTTACTCGGCGGTTGCCCACTTCGTCAGCTCGTTCTTTCTGGTGAAGGAAATACAGATAGCGCTATTACCGTAATCGGCTTAATTATCGGTGCAGCTTTTGCGCATAACTTCGGCTTAGCTTCTAGCGGTGATGGCCCTACTTTAAATGGTAAAATAGCTGTTATCATCGGTATCATCGTCATAACTGTTATTGCTTTCGTAAACACAATGCAAGCAAAAAAACAATAA
- a CDS encoding YggS family pyridoxal phosphate-dependent enzyme codes for MIVENLKTVQNNIQESIKKRHNIISQEVQLVAVTKNHDVEAMREAIDAGAVVIGENRVQEAQKKYETLDRDVTWHLIGHLQTNKVKHAVKIFDMIESVDSVKLAEAINKEAMKLGKVQKILVQVNLVKEASKTGVYLEDLDELLKSIDTMENLKLMGLMFIAPIVENLEDVRPMFNQMYQLFTKVQKIPFKNADIKYLSMGMTHDYQIAIEEGANIVRVGTAIFGPRQY; via the coding sequence ATGATAGTGGAAAATTTAAAAACCGTACAAAATAATATTCAAGAAAGTATAAAGAAACGTCACAATATCATCAGTCAAGAAGTTCAACTCGTTGCAGTTACTAAAAATCATGATGTAGAAGCTATGCGCGAAGCTATTGATGCAGGTGCTGTTGTCATCGGTGAAAACCGCGTGCAGGAAGCACAAAAAAAATATGAAACATTAGACCGCGATGTAACATGGCATCTAATTGGTCATTTGCAGACAAATAAAGTAAAACACGCTGTAAAGATTTTTGATATGATAGAGTCTGTAGATAGCGTAAAATTAGCTGAAGCAATCAATAAAGAAGCTATGAAACTTGGCAAAGTTCAAAAAATACTTGTTCAAGTAAATCTTGTAAAAGAAGCTTCTAAAACAGGTGTTTATCTTGAAGATTTAGATGAACTCTTAAAGAGCATTGATACTATGGAAAATTTAAAACTCATGGGACTTATGTTTATCGCTCCAATCGTAGAAAATCTAGAAGATGTTCGTCCTATGTTCAATCAAATGTATCAGTTATTTACTAAGGTGCAAAAAATACCATTTAAAAATGCTGATATAAAATATTTATCCATGGGCATGACGCATGATTATCAAATAGCCATTGAAGAAGGTGCAAATATCGTGCGCGTTGGCACTGCTATTTTTGGACCTCGTCAATATTAA
- the pgeF gene encoding peptidoglycan editing factor PgeF encodes MFSLYHGSNNLWYGRFSVFPEDKVINAISTRFNGTSAVPFDGLNLALHVDDNSEDVVANRKLFCEGLGLDLAKMTTCQQVHGNNVVCVTDENSGAGSISLDDTIADTDALITNLPNVALTLFFADCTPIMLYDPVHNVVGAAHGGWRGTEGEISLHTLELMQEKFATNPADCVASIGPNIGVCCYEIGEEVADKFKRLYGKDSDLILKWDKTAQKYHLNLQKANALTLQKAGLKMQNIDMADVCTACNSEIFFSYRADSGKTGRIACTIALKK; translated from the coding sequence ATGTTTTCTTTATATCATGGTTCAAATAATCTTTGGTATGGCAGATTTTCTGTTTTTCCCGAAGATAAAGTCATTAATGCGATTTCAACTCGTTTTAATGGTACGAGTGCGGTACCATTTGATGGCTTAAATTTAGCATTACATGTTGACGACAATTCAGAAGATGTCGTAGCAAATCGCAAATTGTTTTGTGAAGGCTTAGGACTTGATTTAGCTAAAATGACTACATGCCAGCAAGTTCATGGAAATAATGTTGTTTGTGTAACCGATGAAAATAGCGGTGCTGGCTCTATCAGTTTAGATGATACGATAGCAGATACAGATGCACTGATAACAAATTTACCGAATGTAGCATTGACTTTATTTTTTGCCGATTGTACGCCGATTATGCTTTATGACCCAGTGCATAATGTAGTAGGGGCAGCGCATGGCGGTTGGCGTGGCACAGAGGGAGAAATATCTTTGCATACTTTGGAATTAATGCAAGAAAAATTTGCTACAAATCCAGCTGATTGTGTGGCTTCTATTGGACCTAATATCGGCGTATGCTGTTATGAAATAGGCGAAGAAGTTGCTGATAAATTTAAGCGATTATATGGTAAAGACAGCGATTTGATTTTAAAATGGGATAAAACAGCACAGAAATATCATTTAAATTTACAAAAAGCAAATGCACTCACTTTGCAAAAAGCGGGATTAAAGATGCAAAATATTGATATGGCTGATGTTTGCACTGCTTGTAATAGTGAGATTTTCTTCTCTTATCGTGCTGATAGTGGTAAAACTGGCCGTATTGCTTGCACTATAGCTTTAAAGAAATAA
- a CDS encoding RluA family pseudouridine synthase produces the protein MNKEYTVTDDEVGTRLDVFLSNQPDNPSRSSIQKMITDGAVSVNGQTKRANYKLRLSDNIVMTYQPLQEIEVQPENIPLDILYEDKDIIVINKARGMMVHPATGVYTGTLVNALLYHCHGELSGINGKIRPGIVHRLDKDTSGVMVVAKNDFAHNSLAEQIGSKTAIKEYVALVHGNITEEKGIINANIGRHPVDRKKMAVVTSGGKSATTVFHVLERFKNCTYVKCRLLTGRTHQIRVHMAYIGHPLIGDPKYCNSKNKFNIEGQALHSLNLTLNHPRTNQQMTFTAPIPQDMQNLLNYFRQTI, from the coding sequence ATGAATAAAGAATATACTGTTACAGATGATGAAGTGGGAACACGTTTAGATGTTTTTTTATCTAATCAGCCAGATAATCCATCTCGTTCTAGCATACAGAAAATGATTACAGATGGGGCTGTGTCAGTTAACGGTCAGACAAAACGCGCTAATTATAAATTGCGCTTATCAGATAATATTGTCATGACTTATCAACCTTTGCAAGAAATAGAAGTTCAGCCTGAAAATATTCCGCTGGATATTTTATATGAAGATAAGGATATCATTGTCATCAATAAAGCTAGAGGAATGATGGTTCATCCAGCAACAGGCGTTTATACTGGTACACTTGTCAATGCGCTTTTATACCATTGCCATGGTGAATTATCTGGTATAAATGGTAAAATTCGCCCAGGCATTGTACATCGCCTTGATAAAGATACTTCTGGTGTTATGGTGGTTGCTAAAAACGATTTTGCTCATAATAGTTTAGCTGAACAAATTGGCAGTAAAACAGCTATTAAAGAATACGTAGCACTCGTTCATGGCAATATCACAGAAGAAAAAGGTATCATCAATGCAAATATTGGAAGACATCCTGTTGACCGTAAAAAAATGGCAGTAGTTACTTCCGGTGGCAAATCGGCGACGACAGTTTTTCACGTTTTAGAACGATTTAAAAATTGTACATACGTTAAATGCCGTCTGCTCACAGGTCGTACCCATCAAATTCGTGTTCATATGGCTTATATTGGACATCCATTGATTGGAGACCCGAAGTATTGCAATAGTAAAAATAAATTCAATATCGAAGGACAAGCACTTCATTCGTTGAATTTAACATTAAATCATCCTAGAACAAATCAGCAGATGACATTTACAGCACCAATTCCTCAGGATATGCAAAATCTGCTAAATTATTTTCGTCAAACAATTTGA
- the pyrR gene encoding bifunctional pyr operon transcriptional regulator/uracil phosphoribosyltransferase PyrR, whose translation MAQLIEKTVVMDAQAIQRALTRIAHEIVEKNKGTKDLIIVGIRRRGVPLAERLSKIINDIEGVKVPIGILDITLYRDDLSHMSYQPLIQETQISEDITNKTLVLVDDVLYTGRTIRAALDALIDLGRPKKIQLAVLIDRGHRELPIRADYVGKNVPTATREAIEVRLLDTDDCEKVFIGEYTK comes from the coding sequence ATGGCACAATTAATTGAAAAAACCGTTGTTATGGATGCTCAAGCTATTCAAAGAGCACTTACACGTATCGCACATGAAATTGTAGAAAAAAATAAAGGTACAAAAGATTTGATTATCGTCGGCATTAGAAGACGCGGTGTACCACTTGCTGAACGTTTATCTAAGATAATCAATGATATCGAAGGTGTTAAAGTTCCTATCGGTATTTTGGATATCACTTTATACCGTGATGATTTATCTCATATGTCATATCAACCGCTCATTCAAGAAACACAGATTTCAGAAGATATCACTAATAAAACACTCGTACTCGTCGACGATGTTTTATACACAGGCAGAACAATCCGCGCAGCACTCGATGCACTTATCGACCTTGGCAGACCAAAAAAAATTCAATTAGCTGTATTGATTGACCGCGGTCATCGCGAATTGCCAATCAGAGCTGATTATGTAGGTAAAAATGTACCGACAGCAACACGTGAAGCCATTGAAGTACGACTTCTTGATACTGATGATTGTGAAAAAGTATTCATTGGTGAATACACAAAATAA
- a CDS encoding sulfurtransferase TusA family protein, translating into MKIIDARGLSCPEPVIMLRQAMMSKESAYQIIVDNHASKENTTRYAEHQGYKTTITEKDGEYTLTFQK; encoded by the coding sequence ATGAAAATCATAGATGCAAGAGGACTTTCCTGTCCTGAACCTGTCATCATGTTGCGTCAAGCAATGATGTCAAAAGAATCTGCTTATCAAATAATCGTAGATAACCATGCTTCTAAAGAAAATACTACTCGCTACGCTGAACATCAAGGTTATAAAACAACTATAACTGAAAAAGACGGCGAATATACTTTGACATTCCAAAAATAA
- the selD gene encoding selenide, water dikinase SelD — METEVKLTKLASCAGCGAKVGAGTLVHMLKGFRTHSDPNLIVGYDKSDDASVYVLDENRALIQTTDFFPPIVDDPFLYGQIAATNALSDVYAMGGEPKLALNIMCIPDKMNSADVQEILRGGYDKAYEAGAIITGGHTIHGAEPIYGLAVSGFVHPQKVLTNSGAKPGDILILTKPLGIGILTTAAKADLVSDDILKRIYTQMATLNKKARDIMVKYPINSCTDVTGFALLGHSFEMAQGSNCTLHIQTEKVLYHKEAWEFADMGFIPAGAYRNREYAQKGVLVKDNISRTMQDILYDPQTSGGLLISVPEKEGMALFAELQAQIPNVAIVGYVTQKEDNWIYLEK; from the coding sequence ATGGAAACTGAAGTAAAATTGACGAAACTTGCTAGTTGCGCTGGTTGCGGTGCAAAAGTAGGCGCGGGAACATTGGTTCATATGTTAAAAGGATTTCGCACACACAGCGACCCGAATTTAATCGTAGGCTATGATAAAAGCGATGATGCCAGTGTATATGTATTAGATGAAAATAGGGCTTTAATTCAAACTACAGATTTTTTCCCGCCAATCGTTGATGACCCTTTTTTATATGGACAGATTGCCGCTACAAATGCTTTAAGCGATGTATATGCAATGGGCGGTGAACCAAAATTAGCTTTAAACATCATGTGCATACCAGATAAAATGAATTCTGCTGATGTACAAGAAATCTTGCGCGGTGGTTATGATAAAGCGTATGAAGCAGGCGCTATCATCACGGGCGGTCACACTATTCATGGTGCTGAACCGATTTATGGTTTAGCCGTTTCTGGTTTCGTTCATCCACAAAAAGTATTAACCAATAGCGGAGCAAAACCAGGCGACATATTAATCTTAACAAAACCACTTGGTATTGGAATTTTGACAACTGCAGCTAAAGCTGATTTAGTATCCGATGATATTTTAAAACGAATTTACACTCAAATGGCAACATTGAATAAAAAAGCGCGCGATATCATGGTGAAATATCCTATAAATAGCTGTACTGATGTCACAGGTTTTGCACTGCTTGGACATAGCTTTGAAATGGCACAAGGCAGTAATTGCACTTTGCACATTCAAACAGAAAAAGTATTATACCATAAAGAAGCTTGGGAATTTGCCGATATGGGATTTATTCCAGCCGGTGCATATCGCAATCGCGAATACGCACAAAAAGGCGTATTAGTAAAAGACAATATATCTCGTACCATGCAAGATATTCTCTACGACCCACAGACGAGCGGAGGACTTTTAATCTCTGTCCCTGAAAAAGAAGGAATGGCATTATTTGCTGAACTTCAAGCTCAAATTCCTAACGTAGCTATTGTCGGTTATGTAACACAAAAAGAAGATAATTGGATTTATCTTGAAAAATAA
- the lspA gene encoding signal peptidase II, with the protein MFLLALLIIVLDQVIKYYISSSMFVGQSIPIVPQIFHLTYILNPGAAFGILENQQWLFILIAIALIVVVIYFYKRIKCLAKLFQVGIALLFGGAIGNMIDRIFIGKVVDYMDFRIWPVFNLADVAIVLGCVIVAFYLLFCTERGDKA; encoded by the coding sequence TTGTTTTTGTTAGCTTTACTTATTATCGTATTAGACCAAGTTATAAAATATTATATTTCAAGTAGTATGTTTGTAGGACAGAGTATTCCTATCGTACCGCAAATTTTTCATTTAACTTATATTTTAAATCCAGGAGCAGCTTTTGGCATTTTAGAAAATCAACAGTGGCTGTTCATTCTAATTGCAATAGCATTAATAGTAGTTGTAATTTATTTTTATAAACGCATTAAATGCTTGGCTAAATTGTTTCAAGTGGGAATTGCTCTGTTATTTGGTGGAGCTATAGGTAATATGATTGACCGTATTTTCATTGGTAAAGTGGTCGATTATATGGATTTTCGCATTTGGCCAGTATTTAATTTAGCTGATGTAGCTATTGTTTTAGGCTGCGTAATCGTTGCTTTTTATTTATTATTTTGCACAGAAAGAGGTGATAAGGCATGA
- a CDS encoding aminotransferase class V-fold PLP-dependent enzyme: protein MRKIYLDNASTTFPKPKQVAEAMYQYMTQVGSNISRGGYSSAYRTEELVYETRQNLADLFNATDCKNVIFTKNITESLNVILKGFLKPGDHVITSSMEHNAVMRPLVQLQEKGVSFTRVPCNVDGTMDIKKLEPCLQQNTKMIVITNASNVCGTVLPIKEVGRFCHERDLKFVVDTAQTAGVNAVDMQEMYIDALAFTGHKGLLAPQGIGGFILQENMIDKIEPLISGGTGSISHTEQVPRFMPDRFEAGTMNLPGIIGLNAGLNWLKDITMEKIKEHELNLTKYFIDGIISLDDENIQIAGKKDISGRMGVVSIFIKNKEMAQIAYELDEKYGIMTRVGLHCAPSAHKTLGTYPKGTIRFSFGWWNTKEDIDVAIDALANLTKDK from the coding sequence TTGAGAAAGATTTATCTCGATAATGCTAGTACGACATTTCCAAAACCTAAACAGGTGGCTGAGGCAATGTATCAATATATGACGCAAGTTGGCAGTAATATTTCACGCGGTGGCTACAGTAGCGCTTATCGCACTGAAGAACTTGTCTATGAAACGCGCCAAAATTTAGCTGATTTATTCAATGCAACTGATTGTAAGAATGTTATTTTCACTAAAAATATAACGGAAAGCTTGAATGTAATTTTAAAGGGATTTTTAAAACCAGGCGACCATGTGATTACTTCTTCTATGGAACACAATGCTGTGATGCGACCGCTGGTGCAATTGCAAGAAAAGGGCGTTTCATTTACGCGCGTGCCTTGCAATGTAGATGGAACGATGGATATAAAAAAATTAGAGCCGTGTTTACAGCAAAATACTAAGATGATTGTCATAACGAATGCTAGTAATGTCTGCGGGACTGTTTTACCGATAAAAGAAGTGGGGAGATTTTGCCATGAGCGTGATTTAAAATTCGTAGTGGATACGGCTCAAACGGCAGGTGTAAATGCCGTTGATATGCAGGAGATGTATATAGATGCTTTGGCATTCACTGGACATAAAGGATTACTTGCTCCACAGGGAATTGGCGGATTTATATTGCAAGAAAATATGATAGATAAGATTGAACCGCTTATTTCTGGCGGAACAGGCAGTATAAGCCATACGGAACAAGTACCGCGTTTTATGCCAGATAGATTTGAGGCAGGAACTATGAATTTGCCAGGAATAATCGGGCTTAATGCGGGGCTTAATTGGTTAAAAGATATCACCATGGAAAAAATCAAAGAGCATGAACTCAATTTGACAAAATATTTTATAGATGGAATAATTTCGCTTGATGATGAAAATATTCAAATCGCTGGTAAAAAAGATATTTCTGGGCGTATGGGCGTTGTATCTATATTCATCAAAAATAAGGAAATGGCACAGATTGCTTATGAATTAGATGAAAAATATGGCATAATGACGAGAGTTGGATTGCATTGTGCGCCGTCTGCCCATAAAACGCTTGGCACTTATCCTAAAGGAACTATTCGCTTTTCTTTTGGTTGGTGGAATACAAAAGAAGATATTGATGTAGCGATAGACGCATTAGCTAATTTGACAAAGGATAAATAA
- a CDS encoding DUF3343 domain-containing protein, with protein sequence MKYIATFYSHFGAIRFKRLCDAQNITAKVMPVPRDLSSSCGTCVKCEGDLIAQSDIHEDEIEQIVEIIDTGYRIIYKAENS encoded by the coding sequence ATGAAATACATCGCTACTTTTTACTCTCATTTCGGTGCAATTCGCTTCAAAAGACTCTGCGATGCACAAAATATCACGGCTAAAGTCATGCCAGTGCCACGCGATTTAAGCAGTAGTTGCGGTACTTGCGTTAAATGTGAAGGCGATTTAATCGCACAATCAGATATTCATGAAGATGAGATAGAACAGATTGTTGAAATAATAGATACTGGTTATCGAATTATCTATAAAGCAGAAAACAGCTAA